The nucleotide window TGTTGCTGACACTGCACCTGCTTCAAAAAACAAATCTACTGTACAGCTGTTGGCCACCCGTCCTTCTTTCCCGGGCGGTGAAGATTCCATGGCAGCTTACCTGAGCAGAAACGTCCGCTATCCTAAGGAAGCCGCCCGGAAAGGCACACAGGGCATGGTCACCATTGAGTTTCTGGTGAATGAACAGGGCCAGGTGACCAACGCAAAAATTAAAGGCAACAAAATACTGGGCGATGGGCTTGAAGAGGAAGCGCTGAGAGTGGTGAAAGCCATGCCCCGCTGGACCCCGGCTACTTATAAGGGCAAAAAAGAAGCCGTCAGGCAAGCCCTGCCGATCAGGTTTTCCGTTACAGGTGACCAGCCAGTCAGCATCGTACAACCCGCAGTATACACTTTTGTAGAGCACCCACCTACCTATGTTGGCGGTGAAGAAGCCCTGACCCGTTATCTTTCCAATTCGATCCACTATCCCAGGGAAGCTCAGGAAAATAATGTTAGCGGGACTATTCTCGTTCAGTTTGTGGTAGATAGTACAGGTCATTTGAAAGACCTCAAAACTGTTGGAACTAAAAAAGGTTACGGCCTGGAAGAAGAGGCGCTCCGGGTTATAACAGCCATGCCACAATGGAATCCGGGCATGCATCGCAATAAAAAAGTCGCCGTACAATTTAATCTGCCAATCAGATTTACTTTGCAGTATTAAACTACCATCATCATAAAAAGAAGCGGGCCGACTGTGCAAATCACAGTCGGCCCGCTTCTTTTTAAACAGTATTTTTTATTGATAGATAAAAGTGCCTGCCGGCGCTTTTACAGTCACTTGTTTTTGTTCGGCTGCTTCTACCCTTCCGATGATCTGCGCATCGATATTAAAGCTTTTGGAGATGCTGATGATATCTGCCGCGATCGCTTCCGGAACATACAGCTCCATACGATGACCCATATTAAACACCTGGTACATTTCCTTCCAGGAAGTGCCGGACTGCTCCTGTATCAGGGTAAACAACGGCGGGATGGGGAACAGATTATCCTTGATCACGTGCAGGTTTTCGATAAAATGCAACACCTTGGTTTGTGCGCCACCGCTGCAATGTACCATACCATGGATCTGCGGACGGAACTGTTCCAGCACTTTTTTGATCACCGGAGCATAGGTACGGGTAGGTGACAGTACCAGTTTACCGGCATCTACGGCACCAAAGCCAGGAATATCAATTTTATCAGTCAGGGCTTTTTTACCGCTGAATACCAGTTCATAAGGAATACCGGGATCAAAGCTTTCAGGATATTTTTCGGCCATGGCCTTGTTGAATACGTCGTGACGGGCGCTGGTGAGACCATTGCTGCCCATACCACCGTTGTATTCTGTTTCGTAGGAGGCTTGTCCGTAGGAAGCCAGGCCTACCACCACATCGCCGGCCTGGATGCGATCGTTGGAGATCACATCGCTGCGTTTCATGCGGGCAGTCACGGTAGAGTCTACGATGATGGTGCGAACCAGGTCGCCCACATCCGCTGTTTCACCACCGGTGGAATAGATGCTGATACCGTGTTTGCGCAGTTCAGCCAGGATCTCTTCAGTACCGTTGATAATAGCGGCAATTACTTCACCGGGCAGGAGCTGTTTGTTACGGCCGATAGTGGAAGACAACAGGATGTTATCGGTGGCACCTACACAGAGGAGATCATCCATGTTCATGATGATGGCATCCTGTGCAATCCCTTTCCAGACGCTGAGGTCACCGGTTTCTTTCCAGTACATGTATGCCAGGGAGGACTTGGTACCTGCGCCATCGGCATGCATAATGTTGCACCAGGCTTCGTCACCGCCCAGGATATCCGGCACTATTTTACAGAATGCCTTTGGAAACAGGCCTTTGTCAATGTTTTTAATGGCATTGTGCACATCTTCCTTACCAGCTGAAACACCACGCTTGGCGTAAATATTATTATCCACCGGAAACAAATAAGTATTTAAATAAAGAAATAATCAGATAAAATATCCTTCTTCTGGCTGCAAAAGTAACAGATTCCCTGCATAATGCCCGCTGAATGTGTTAGATTTGCATGGCATTTTTGACGTTATTGAATTATATGCAGGTTCACAGGGACTTAAAGCAATTACCGGAGATCCGTAATGCTGTTATCACGATAGGCACTTTTGACGGCGTACATGAAGGGCACCGCTTCATTATACAACAACTGGAGCAGGCTGCTGCGGAGTGTAACGGAGAAACGGTCATTATCACTTTTGATCCCCATCCGAGAGAGGTATTAATGCCCAAACCCAATAATATCCGGTTGCTCACTACATTGCCGGAAAAAATCGCCCTGCTGGAAGAGGCTGGTGTAGACCATCTCGTAGTAGTACCTTTTACCAAAGCCTTTTCCGAACTATCAGCACAGGAATACCTGGAAGACTTCCTGATAGCGCGTTTCAAGCCTCATACCATCATTATCGGTTATGATCACCGTTTCGGCCACAACCGCGAAGGCGGACTGGAGCTGCTGGAAATGGAGCAGCAACGGTATGGTTTCCGGCTGCTGGAAATCCCGCAACAGGTTGTCAACGACCTTACCGTAAGCTCTACCAAAATCCGTAAGAGCCTGCAGGAAGGTGAAGTACTGCTGGCCAATGAGCTGCTGGGCTACACCTATTTTCTGAGCGGCACCGTTGTGCATGGCGACAAAATGGGCAGACAGCTGGGATATCCTACTGCCAATCTCCATCTGAAAGACGAAAGAAAACTCATTCCTGCAGAAGGCATCTATGCTGTACGGGTACAAGTACCTGATCAGGAGGGCCTGTTACCCGCTGTGATGAGCATTGGCTTCCGGCCTACCTTTAATGGTACCGACCTCCGCCTGGAAGTACACCTGTTTGATTTTAACGCAGACCTCTACGATCAGGAGCTGACCGTTTATTTCATAGAATATATCCGCGCCAACCAGAAATTTGATGATATCAAGGACCTGATTGTGCAGATGGATAAGGATTCTGCCCAGTCCAGGGAAATATTGGGAGAAAAAGCTTAAAATTTTTCTCCCAACAATTCAATTACCTCTTCCTTTTCTTCCGGTGGCCTGCAAAGCTTATATCCTTTGTACAGGAATAACCATGTCAACCCGCCTGTAATAGTGGTCATCACGAGAAAAACGATGATCCAGCCTACCTTATAACCAGGTTCATCCCATAAGGGACCTTTGTCTGTAAATGCAACGACCACGAACACAGCAGTAATACATAGCATAAAAAAACCCAGCACCAGCAACAGAATGCCGCAGGTAGCACGGAGTATAGGGTTTAAGAATATTCGTTTCACGGTAGTTATTAGTTCATCACTTTATACATCAGCTCTTTCATCAGTTCCCCGTCTTCCACGCCGCTGTCGTTGATACCGATGCTTCGCAGGTTATACTGATGCAGCAGCAGGATGGCTTTTTCAGTGCCTTCCGGGCCGTACTGGCGGGCAGCGTTCATATAATCTTTCACGAAGAACGGATGTACACCCAAAGCGGTGGCCACTTCCTTTTCTCCGCCTTTTACGCCGAAGATGAGGTTTACCTTGGCGAAGAAGTTGTACAGGGCCGGCAGGGTCATCTGGATGGGAGCTGCCTTGGGATTGGCTGCGAAGTAGGAGATGATGCGGAATACTTTGGCGGTATTTTTCTGTCCGATCGCATTTTGCAGTTCAAATACGTTGTATTCCTTGCTGATACCTACATATTTTTCGATATCGCCTTCATCGATTTTTTTCCCTGCGGGAAGATTGACCAGCAGTTTATCGATTTCATTGGCGATACGGGAGAGGTCGTTGCCGATATGGTCTACCAGGAGGATGGCTGCTTTCTGGGAGATGGCCAGTTCGCGGCTGCTCACGTAGGATTCCACCCAGGCGGGCAGCTGGTTGTCGTACATTTTTTTGGTAGCCAGCAGGACGCCTTTTTCCTTGATCAGTTTAGCGAGTTTGCTGCGGCCGTCGATTTTTCCCTGTTTATGGGCTACTACGAACACAGTGGAGGCGAGGGGATTTTCGATATAGGCTTCCAGCTTCAGCAGGTCGCGCATGGCTTGTGCTTCCTTGAGTACGACTACCTGCCTTTCGGCGAACATGGGGTAGCGGCGGCAAGTGTTGACCACGGCGGTCCAGTCAGTATCCTTACCATATAATATGGTGAGGTTAAAACCTTTTTCGGCTTCGTCGAGGAGGTGATGTTCGGCGTAGTTGGTTACCTGGTCTATAAAAAAATCTTCTTCACCTTCCAGCCAATAGAGGGGCCGGAATTTTTTCTGTTTCCAGTCGCGTATAATATCCTGATATTCCATTTGTTGTGCTTGTGTTTGGTAAGGTTTATTTTACCAGGATGACCTGTTCTTCTTTTAACAGCGGTATCCTTTTAAAGCGGAGCAGGAGCTGGGCTACTGCGATCACATCTTTCTGGCAGTAGGCCGCTATCCTTTCCAGGTTATGATCTTTCCAGTATACTTTGCCTACCATGCTGCCGTCTATATCATCTTTGGGCGTTTCTATGCCCAGGACGGCGGTCAGCAGTTTCAGGGAGGTATAATGCCTGATATCCCCGAAACGCCAGAGGTGGAGAGTATCGAGCATGGGCATTTCCCATGGTTTGAAGCCGTATAGTTGTAAAGGTCTGGGCAAAGATAACTGATGAATAACAGACCGGCGGCAAATAAAAGGAATATCAAATTCTTTTATGTTGTGGCCGGCAAACTGGAAGCCCGGATACTTTGCATAAAATTTATTTACCAATCCTAAAAAACCATTGAGCACAATTGCTTCATCATCATTATAAAAGGATTTCATCCTCAGATGATAGGCATTATTTTCCAGGCTGAAGAAAGCGGCAGATATACATATTATTTTTCCAAATTCAGCGTAGATACCGGCTTTGTCTTCATAAGCCTCCGCTTCATTTTCTGATTCTGGCGCAGTTTTTGCAATTTTCTCGATCCAGAGCCGTTGCATATCTGCAGGCAACTGATCCAGGGCCGCAGTGGCCGGAGTTGTTTCTATGTCCAACAACAATAACTGATCTAATCCAATATTGGGTAACACGTGTGAAAACTGTTTTATATATTTTATAAAATAAAAATATTATTGTAGTATTTTTGAATAATGTTTTTTAACCATATAACAATAAAACATAAAACAAACAACTATGACTGAGAACACTTTTAACACACCTGCGCCGGGCTCACCCGGATCAGAAAAACCACGGAGCCGCAATGGTCTAATTTACGGTATTTTAATTGCGGCGCTGGCAGGAACATGGATTTACATGTTGTATGACAAAAATAAAACCAGCGAGCAAATCGTACAAAAGACCACTCAGATAGATTCTATCTCTTCATCCCGTGACGCTTTACAGCAGGAGTATAACGCAGCCAATGCCCGTCTGGACGATCTGATTTCCCAGAACACCCGTATGGACAGCCTGGTAAAAACCAAGGATAAGGAAATTCAGGATATGAAAGCCCGTATTTCCAGCATTCTGACCAACAAAAATGCCACTCAGGCACAGCTGGCTGAAGCCCGTCGTTTGATTGAACAACTGAAATCCAGCATTGAAGGTTATCAACAGACCATCGAGCGCCTGGAAGGTGAAAAAATTGTGCTGGCCGGAGAACGTGATGTTGCCCGCAAAGAAAGGGATTCCGTTTCAGTTGTAAAAGACAGCCTGAACAAAAAGGTAGACCTAGGTTCTGTACTGCATGCCTCCAATATTCAGTTACAACCTATCCGTATCAAACACAACGGCAAGGAAATCGAAACTACCAAAGCTAAACGTGCTGATATGATGCGTGTAAGCTTTGACCTGGATGACAACAGAATTGCTCCTACCGGCGACAAGGAAATCTTTGTATCCATCACTGCCCCCGACAATACACCGCTGGCAGTAGAAGCACTGGGTTCCGGCAGATTTACACTGGAAGATGGTACAGAAAAACTGTACACTACCAAAAAAACTGTCGCTTATGTTACTGGTCAGAAACAGTCTGTTACCATGGACTGGAAACAGAACTCTGACTATAAAGTAGGTGACTATACAGTTGAAATCTACCACAATGGTTTTAAAATCGGCCAGGGTAAAGTGACCCTCAGAAAAGGCGGTCTGTTTTAATCCATTCCGATAAAATATTAACTTAAAAGGCTGATCATCATATGATCAGCCTTTTTTATATCTGCTGAAATAAGCTATTACTGCTACCAGCCCCTTGATCATTAAACTCCTTTGCCGGCAATAGCCATCAAGATAAAACAGCACCATCACCCCTACCCTTCTCTCCCTATCGTTCATTCCTTCGGAAAAGGCTGTACAGTCCGCATTTCTGATGTTTTTTTCACTTCTTCGAATTGTTAACGATTAGTTATTGATAAAAAGTTATATATAAAAATAAAATTAAATTAACGTTCTTTGCGCCTATAGTTACAAATAGCCTAAGGGCCAGCCGTACTGGTGGGGTAATCGGAAACTAATGTTTTGAGAACGAGGATGTGACCAGATTATTTTTGTACCAGATTTAACCCGTTTAAAGTCATAAACGATCAGCGATTTCAGTATTTTGTTCAACCTTGAAGCGCGATCATTTATTGCGAACAGGAACACTGATACATGGATTTTTTCATCCCCTTCCTTTCGCATGCCTGATGCTATTTACCGGATAAGTTCAGTAGTTCAGAAGCCCAAATAAACCATAAGCATGGAAGACATGAATAAAATAGTGTACGTTGTAGATGATGATGAGATTTTTCATTTCATTATCAAAAAGATGTTGGGGCAACAGGACGATAATCTTGTAATTACCTCTTTTCTATGTGCAGAAGAAGCCATTGAACAGCTATCCAGCACACCCCAGCTAACGTTGCCCTCTCTTATTATCTTGGATATGAATATGCAAAGGATGAACGGATGGGACTTCATTGAAGCATACCGCGGGCTTAAATCATCCCTGAAAAGCACCATTCCTATCATTATGTGCTCTTCTTCCGTAGATGTGCGGGATATGCAGAAGGTACAACATACACCTGAGCTAATGGCCTATATCACCAAACCACTGGATAGAAACAAGATGAAGGTGATTGAGGAATACCTGTAATGATGATTTATGTGATGATGCTGATGTTCCTGATAAGCGAAGATTAAAGCGAATTATAAAAACAAAGAAGCCATTGACATTGATCAATGGCTTCTTTGTTTTTATAATATTTTATGCTAGGCTGGTACTGCTATACCATACATTTCTTCACGCAATGCCTTCACACGCTCATCAGCGAGGTATTCATCGAAGGTCATCATGCGGTCGATGATACCTTTTGGTGTCAGCTCGATGATACGGTTGGCCACAGACTGCATAAAGGTATGGTCATGTGTAGTAAACATCACAATACCTTTATAGTTGATCATGCTTTCGTTGAAAGACTGGATAGACTCGAGGTCCAGGTGGTTGGTAGGCTCATCCAGGATCAGTACGTTAGGGTCCTGGAGCATCATACGGCTGATCATGCAGCGTACTTTTTCACCACCACTCAGCACGGAGGTCTTTTTCATGATTTCATCACCGCTGAACAGCATTTTACCCAGGAATCCACGCAGGAATGGTTCGTCTACGTCTGTTACATGCGCAGGCACGTACTGACGCAGCCAGTCCATCAGGTTGACACTGGCATCGGTAAAGAAGGTGGCGTTATCGTTAGGCAGAGAAGCACTGGTAACGGTGGTACCCCATTCTATTTTACCATTATCTGCTTCCATTTCATTGCTGATAACCTGGAAGAAGGTGGTGAGGGCCAGATGGTCTTTAGAGAGGAAGGCGATCTTGTCGTTTTTGTTGACAGAGAAAGTCACGTCTGTAAAGAGCTTGCGGCCGTCTACTGATTTTTCCAGTTTTTCCAGGTTCAGGATCTGGTTACCCACTTCACGTTGTTGTTTGAAGATGATACCAGGGTATTTACGGTTGGAAGGCTGAATATCTTCGATAACCAGTTTTTCGAGGGCTTTTTTACGGGAAGTAGCCTGTTTACTTTTGGAAGCGTTGGCACTAAAGCGGGCGATAAAGTCCATGAGGTCTTTACGCTTGTCTTCCATTTTCTTGTTTTTATCGGCTATCTGACGGGCCATCAACTGGGAAGACTCGTACCAGAAGGAGTAGTTACCGCTGAAGATCTGGATTTTGGCGCGGTCTACGTCGGCTACGTGCGTACATACCGCGTCGAGGAAGTGACGGTCGTGGGATACTACGATCACGATATTTTCGTAGTCGGCCAGGAAGTTTTCCAGCCAGCCGATAGTTTCCACGTCCAGGTCGTTCGTGGGCTCATCCAGCAGCAGGATATCGGGGTTACCGAACAGTGCCTGGGCTAGCAGTACCCTTACTTTCAGGTTACCGGCAATATCTTTCATCAGTATGCCATGCATCTCTTCTTTTACACCCAGGTCGCCCAACAGTACGCCAGCATCACTTTCTGCGGTGTAACCACCCATCTCGCCGTATTCACCTTCCAGTTCACCTGCGCGTATACCATCTTCTTCTGTAAAATCTTCCTTGGCGTAGATGGCATCTCTTTCCTTCGCAATCTCCCAGAGCTTCTTGTTACCCATCAATACTGCATTCAGTACCGTAACCTCATCAAACTCAAAGTGGTTCTGTTTCAGTACGCTCATACGCTCGCCGGGAGTGATTTCCACGGTGCCTTTGTTCGGATCTATCTCACCGGACAATATTTTCAGGAAGGTAGATTTACCTGCCCCGTTGGCCCCAATCACACCATAACAGTTCCCTTTCGTGAAATTGAGGTTTACTTCGTCAAACAAAACTCTCTTACCAAAAGAGAGCGTCACGTTTTTAACACTGATCATGCTGGCTATGTAAATTTTGAAGCTGCAAAGGTACAAATACTATACGGGCTTTCCAAGTTAACAGATTGCTAGCTGGCTGAACATTTAACGATTGATTTTTAATGGCTTGTATCCATGTAAATAATCAATACGTATCTTTAGCGCAAAATTTGTTACTGCATGACAGACTATAACCAGGTATTTGAAAACAACCGCAAATGGGTAGCTTCCAAACTGGCCACCGATGCGGACTTCTTTGAGAAGATGGCGGACTCGCAGACGCCTGCCTACCTTTATATCGGCTGTAGTGACAGCCGGGTGCCCACCAACGAAATCATGGGACTGGGAGCCGGTGAAGTATTCGTGCACCGCAATATTGCCAACCTGGTACCCAATACCGACCTCAACGTCATGGCTGTGATCAACTATGCCGTAGTACACCTGGAGGTAAAACATATCGTCGTTTGCGGACACTACAACTGCGGTGGGGTTAAAGCGGCCATGCAACCCAAAGACCTGGGCATCCTCAACCCCTGGCTGCGTAATATCCGCGATGTGTACCGTCTTCATATGGACGAACTGAATGCCATCACCGATGAGCATGACCGCTATAACAGGCTGGTAGAGCTCAACACCCAGGAACAGGCCATCAACGTCATCAAAACTGCTGCCGTACAGAAATCATATCTGGCCAAAGGCTACCCTATCGTACACGGATGGGTATACGACCTTAAAAACGGCCTGCTGAAAGACCTGAAAATCGACTTCGAAGGCGTATTGCACGAGATCCAGAAAATCTACGACCTCACCGGCGCCGGGATGATGCAGAAAGATAATAACCAATAAAGTCAACAACTATGGGCCCAATCGGTGTTTTTGACTCCGGCTACGGAGGACTGACTGTCCTCAAGGAAATCATTACAGAATTACCACAATACGAATATATCTATCTGGGCGACAATGCCCGCACCCCGTATGGTAACCGCGGTTTCGACACCATCCACGCCTATACGCTGGAATGTGTGCAAAAACTGTTCGATATGGGATGCCCGCTGGTCATCCTTGCCTGTAATACCGCCTCTGCCAAAGCATTGCGCACCATCCAGCAGCAGGACCTTCCCAGGATAGCACCCGACAAACGGGTACTGGGTGTCATCCGCCCTACCACCGAAATGGTTGGCACCATCACCCAAACCGGCGAGGTAGGCATCCTGGCCACCAATGGCACTGTGGCCTCCGAGTCATACCCGATAGAGATCAAAAAGTTTTTTCCACATGTACAAACCTACCAGCTGGCCTGCCCCATGTGGGTGCCGCTGGTGGAAAACAATGAACATGAAAACGCCGGGGCCGACTTCTTCGTAAAGGAATATATTGACAAAATCCTTTCATATTCACCCAATATTGACACGCTGGTACTGGGATGCACCCACTACCCGCTGCTCATGAAAAAAATCAAACAATATCTGCCCGGCGGCATTGCTGTCTTATCACAAGGTAAACTTGTGGGCCACAGCCTGAAGGATTATCTGAAACGCCATCCTGAAATGGAGTCAAGGCTTAGCCGGAACGACAACCGCCGCTTCTTCACCACCGATGATCCGGCCATCTTTGATCGTATGGCTGAA belongs to Chitinophaga sp. HK235 and includes:
- a CDS encoding AIR synthase related protein, whose amino-acid sequence is MDNNIYAKRGVSAGKEDVHNAIKNIDKGLFPKAFCKIVPDILGGDEAWCNIMHADGAGTKSSLAYMYWKETGDLSVWKGIAQDAIIMNMDDLLCVGATDNILLSSTIGRNKQLLPGEVIAAIINGTEEILAELRKHGISIYSTGGETADVGDLVRTIIVDSTVTARMKRSDVISNDRIQAGDVVVGLASYGQASYETEYNGGMGSNGLTSARHDVFNKAMAEKYPESFDPGIPYELVFSGKKALTDKIDIPGFGAVDAGKLVLSPTRTYAPVIKKVLEQFRPQIHGMVHCSGGAQTKVLHFIENLHVIKDNLFPIPPLFTLIQEQSGTSWKEMYQVFNMGHRMELYVPEAIAADIISISKSFNIDAQIIGRVEAAEQKQVTVKAPAGTFIYQ
- a CDS encoding bifunctional riboflavin kinase/FAD synthetase, producing MQVHRDLKQLPEIRNAVITIGTFDGVHEGHRFIIQQLEQAAAECNGETVIITFDPHPREVLMPKPNNIRLLTTLPEKIALLEEAGVDHLVVVPFTKAFSELSAQEYLEDFLIARFKPHTIIIGYDHRFGHNREGGLELLEMEQQRYGFRLLEIPQQVVNDLTVSSTKIRKSLQEGEVLLANELLGYTYFLSGTVVHGDKMGRQLGYPTANLHLKDERKLIPAEGIYAVRVQVPDQEGLLPAVMSIGFRPTFNGTDLRLEVHLFDFNADLYDQELTVYFIEYIRANQKFDDIKDLIVQMDKDSAQSREILGEKA
- the holA gene encoding DNA polymerase III subunit delta, which gives rise to MEYQDIIRDWKQKKFRPLYWLEGEEDFFIDQVTNYAEHHLLDEAEKGFNLTILYGKDTDWTAVVNTCRRYPMFAERQVVVLKEAQAMRDLLKLEAYIENPLASTVFVVAHKQGKIDGRSKLAKLIKEKGVLLATKKMYDNQLPAWVESYVSSRELAISQKAAILLVDHIGNDLSRIANEIDKLLVNLPAGKKIDEGDIEKYVGISKEYNVFELQNAIGQKNTAKVFRIISYFAANPKAAPIQMTLPALYNFFAKVNLIFGVKGGEKEVATALGVHPFFVKDYMNAARQYGPEGTEKAILLLHQYNLRSIGINDSGVEDGELMKELMYKVMN
- a CDS encoding ribonuclease H-like domain-containing protein translates to MLPNIGLDQLLLLDIETTPATAALDQLPADMQRLWIEKIAKTAPESENEAEAYEDKAGIYAEFGKIICISAAFFSLENNAYHLRMKSFYNDDEAIVLNGFLGLVNKFYAKYPGFQFAGHNIKEFDIPFICRRSVIHQLSLPRPLQLYGFKPWEMPMLDTLHLWRFGDIRHYTSLKLLTAVLGIETPKDDIDGSMVGKVYWKDHNLERIAAYCQKDVIAVAQLLLRFKRIPLLKEEQVILVK
- a CDS encoding response regulator yields the protein MEDMNKIVYVVDDDEIFHFIIKKMLGQQDDNLVITSFLCAEEAIEQLSSTPQLTLPSLIILDMNMQRMNGWDFIEAYRGLKSSLKSTIPIIMCSSSVDVRDMQKVQHTPELMAYITKPLDRNKMKVIEEYL
- a CDS encoding ABC-F family ATP-binding cassette domain-containing protein; the protein is MISVKNVTLSFGKRVLFDEVNLNFTKGNCYGVIGANGAGKSTFLKILSGEIDPNKGTVEITPGERMSVLKQNHFEFDEVTVLNAVLMGNKKLWEIAKERDAIYAKEDFTEEDGIRAGELEGEYGEMGGYTAESDAGVLLGDLGVKEEMHGILMKDIAGNLKVRVLLAQALFGNPDILLLDEPTNDLDVETIGWLENFLADYENIVIVVSHDRHFLDAVCTHVADVDRAKIQIFSGNYSFWYESSQLMARQIADKNKKMEDKRKDLMDFIARFSANASKSKQATSRKKALEKLVIEDIQPSNRKYPGIIFKQQREVGNQILNLEKLEKSVDGRKLFTDVTFSVNKNDKIAFLSKDHLALTTFFQVISNEMEADNGKIEWGTTVTSASLPNDNATFFTDASVNLMDWLRQYVPAHVTDVDEPFLRGFLGKMLFSGDEIMKKTSVLSGGEKVRCMISRMMLQDPNVLILDEPTNHLDLESIQSFNESMINYKGIVMFTTHDHTFMQSVANRIIELTPKGIIDRMMTFDEYLADERVKALREEMYGIAVPA
- a CDS encoding carbonic anhydrase, producing the protein MTDYNQVFENNRKWVASKLATDADFFEKMADSQTPAYLYIGCSDSRVPTNEIMGLGAGEVFVHRNIANLVPNTDLNVMAVINYAVVHLEVKHIVVCGHYNCGGVKAAMQPKDLGILNPWLRNIRDVYRLHMDELNAITDEHDRYNRLVELNTQEQAINVIKTAAVQKSYLAKGYPIVHGWVYDLKNGLLKDLKIDFEGVLHEIQKIYDLTGAGMMQKDNNQ
- the murI gene encoding glutamate racemase codes for the protein MGPIGVFDSGYGGLTVLKEIITELPQYEYIYLGDNARTPYGNRGFDTIHAYTLECVQKLFDMGCPLVILACNTASAKALRTIQQQDLPRIAPDKRVLGVIRPTTEMVGTITQTGEVGILATNGTVASESYPIEIKKFFPHVQTYQLACPMWVPLVENNEHENAGADFFVKEYIDKILSYSPNIDTLVLGCTHYPLLMKKIKQYLPGGIAVLSQGKLVGHSLKDYLKRHPEMESRLSRNDNRRFFTTDDPAIFDRMAEIFFGKAVQSEKIDWKQHS